The window TTCCGTTTATAGGGCTCAACCACCCTGATGAAATCCAGGAAAAACTGGACAAAATAAATATACGTGAGATCAGCAGGGGAATCAAAAAAGGCATGGAGTACCTGAACATCTACATAAATTTCATAGAAAGAATGGGAAAAAATTAGAATCCCTTTGATATATTTACATTTTCAACCAGGGCATATGGCATAATTGATGCATGGATCTCGTCCCACCATTTTACATATTTTTCTTCCCTGGACAGTTCCCTTACATGCATCAGTATATTCAGAATTGAATCGCTTATCCTGATTCCCTCCAGACTTCCTGATACCTCGCCATTTTCTATAAGGAATATGCCATCCCTGGGTACCGTTGAGAATGTGCCATTGCTCTCGTCCTGGAATCTTGCATACCATGAGTTGTTAATAAGAAGCCCCTTCTTCATGCCGGCTATCATATCATCCGGATTTCCACTTCCACCGGCCATGTGAATCTGCCAGGGCATGGGTTGAATTATTCCGGCATTACCGGTGCTTTGATTGCCTGATTGCCTTCCTGTTGAATACGAATGCAGGTAGCCCTTCAGGATTCCATTTTCTATAAGATTTACACGGGATGTTGCTGTCCCCTCCTGGTCTACCGGTGTGAAGCCGGCACCCCTTTTATCCAGGGGATCATCGAAAATGGTGACATTTTTTGACGCCACCACTTGTCCCGCCCTATCCAGAAATGGGCTAAGCCCAGCATTTATGCTGTAGTATGACAGGAATTCCATATTGTAGGAAAGCACGGTCCCCATGGTGTATGGGGAAAATATAACATCGTATTTCCCCTCATCTATGGATGCTTTTTTATCCGTAAGTGTTGCTGTTCTCGCAGCTGACATGCCTGCCCCATAAGGATTTGCCGATTCCATGGAGTCCATTCCATAATGGAGGGCTTCCTGACCGCTGTTGCTTCCCTTAAATGCCCTTACTACAAGTTCAAGTGATGATTCTGAGTATTCCTGGTCGTTCCATGGAGTTATTACACGGTTTCTGAGGTTGTGAAGATATATTAATCCTGCTGCCCTGTCAGCCCCGCCGTCCCGGGCACCATGAATCATATCTCCTGCCATTCCATGTATATCTGCATTTCTGTATTCCTGAATATTATGATAGCTGAATTTTACCGGATTTATACCATAAAAATCTGGATTTTCAGGAGCATTCTCCAGCATATTTGAGAGTGCCCTGAGCTTGCCCTCCCACGATTCAAGGCTGTCAAGTGATGTTTCAACAATTTTCTTGCCCCTTGCAGCAAAAACGGTGTATGATGGGTTTGACCATTCACTGTCCAGGTCAATGGTGTTTTCCGAAAACCTTACCTCCTCTGTGGTACCATCCGTAACATTTATGGCAAACTCATCGCATATTTTACCCAGATTCTTCACAAATTTATCAATTTCCACCGGATCACTTCATATACATATTTCTGAGCCTGAGATGGGGTCCCCCCATCCACACAGGCACACCCTGTTCTGGATCCCCCTTGCCGCATATTCCAGCATGGAAAACCAGGTCATCACCGGCACCATCCAGGGATGAATAAAAGTTTACGGTATTGGTTTCCAGCACAGGCCTGCGCACCATAGATGTGATTTTTCCATTTTCGATCAGGTACGCCTCCTTTCCTACATATTTCTCATAAAACCTTGTATCATCTATGTTCCATTCCGTGAAGTTTTTCATGTAAATGCCGTGCCTTACATCCTCAATAAGTTCCTCAGGTGAAATATTTCCCGGCTCTATGTAGGTTGTGCTCATGCGGGCCAGGGGCTCCATATCCCAGTCCGATGACCTGCCGCCACCGTTGGCAGGCATTCCAGAAATTGCCGCACTCTCCCTGTTGAGTATATAACTGTCCGTATATCCATTTCTGTAAAGGTAGCGTTTACCAGATTTTATTCCCTCATCATCGTATTCATAGTATCCAAAGCTGCCCCTGATGGATGGATCGTCTATTAGATTTACATACTCAGAGCCTATTCTCGTTTTTCCGTCCCCTGCACCAATAAATGAACCCCCTGCCTGGGCGGCTTCTCTGCCAATTATTCTATCATACTCCATGGGATGCCCACCAGATTCATGTGCAACTATTCCTGATATAGAAGGGCCAACAACCAGGTCATACCTTCCCGGAGATGCCCTGCCTGCATGCAATGATTTCCTCAATTTTTTAATGTCATTGCCCACGAGATATGGAAAATCAAGTGAATCCAGATATTCATAGCCGGACGTTGAACCGTATTCCTCTGATGATTCCTCAAAGGATCCGGAATCCCTGATTCCAGCCATGTAAACAAAATAGATTCTGGAGTATTCACCTTCAATAAGGGTACCTGAAGTATTTGCATATGATTCCATGACAGTATCCTCTGAAAGATTTGTGAACCGTATGCTTGCACCGTTTTCCCCCATGATGCTGTCCATATCCTTTATAAATTCTATTTTCTGGCTATCGGGCACATCCATAACTTTTATCTTTCCAAGTTCTTTCCATGATTTTTTTATTCCCCCTGACATGTCTATTTTATTCTTTCCTGCTTTCATGGATTTTTCAACAAGCCTTTCCAGCTTTCCTCTGATAGAAGAAAAATCCTGATCATTGAAAAATGCCATGGCAATAGAATTATTGACACACCGGACAGCATAACCTGAACTCATGGATGTGTTCTGGCCGTCGAACTGGCCATTTCTATAGGAGTATGATTTCCCGGTGCTATCCATGTGCCGGACATCTGCAAATACTGCCCTGCCGGAAAGATATTCCAGTATATCCCCGGTATAATCCATTTTTACTTTCCCTTTATCCTGCTTTCATAGTTGTCCAGTATTGCCCTTATGCATTTGCCGTAGTTGTAACCGGAGCCATCATCCTCCATATGAAGTTTTGGGGTTATGAGTTTTGTCCTGACTGAATATTTGCCCTTTCCCTCTGTTTTGTATTTCCTGACATTGAAAAGGAGTTTACCATTGTTTCCAACAATTCTTGAGATGTTTGTTATGAATTTATCTGCCATGAAGTATGTTATATCGTACAGGTCCCTGTCCTGCTCATTTAAACCGGAGATCTCAATGTAGAAACCTTCCTCATTGCCGGTTTCTATGGAATTCAGAATATCTGTAATTCCAACAACCCCTGTGAGCCTGGAGTCCTTATCGACTATGGGTATGACATGCAGGTGGTTCTTAATCATCAGTGACGCAGTATCTGTTATGACAGAATCTTCACTGCTGCTGACAGGGTTGTCCATAAGTGATGATGCAACTATTTCAACTTTAGACTTCCCTGAGGTATATTCACCGTAGCTTATTTTCTGCTTGTCCATTATCACATTGTTGATTATTTCCTTCAGCCTGAGAATTCCGGCCAGTTTACCCTTAGATGTTACAGGTATTTCATACTCGTCAAGAGTTCTGATTTTCTGTGCTGATTCCTCTATTTCATCGTTAACATCCACTGATATGGCATCAGCTGTCATTATTTCAAAATTTTTTGTTCTATCTGCTCTGGGATCTATCTCAGACAGGTGCCTGATTAAATCCATCCTTGTT of the Ferroplasma sp. genome contains:
- a CDS encoding TldD/PmbA family protein — protein: MEIDKFVKNLGKICDEFAINVTDGTTEEVRFSENTIDLDSEWSNPSYTVFAARGKKIVETSLDSLESWEGKLRALSNMLENAPENPDFYGINPVKFSYHNIQEYRNADIHGMAGDMIHGARDGGADRAAGLIYLHNLRNRVITPWNDQEYSESSLELVVRAFKGSNSGQEALHYGMDSMESANPYGAGMSAARTATLTDKKASIDEGKYDVIFSPYTMGTVLSYNMEFLSYYSINAGLSPFLDRAGQVVASKNVTIFDDPLDKRGAGFTPVDQEGTATSRVNLIENGILKGYLHSYSTGRQSGNQSTGNAGIIQPMPWQIHMAGGSGNPDDMIAGMKKGLLINNSWYARFQDESNGTFSTVPRDGIFLIENGEVSGSLEGIRISDSILNILMHVRELSREEKYVKWWDEIHASIMPYALVENVNISKGF
- a CDS encoding TldD/PmbA family protein, yielding MDYTGDILEYLSGRAVFADVRHMDSTGKSYSYRNGQFDGQNTSMSSGYAVRCVNNSIAMAFFNDQDFSSIRGKLERLVEKSMKAGKNKIDMSGGIKKSWKELGKIKVMDVPDSQKIEFIKDMDSIMGENGASIRFTNLSEDTVMESYANTSGTLIEGEYSRIYFVYMAGIRDSGSFEESSEEYGSTSGYEYLDSLDFPYLVGNDIKKLRKSLHAGRASPGRYDLVVGPSISGIVAHESGGHPMEYDRIIGREAAQAGGSFIGAGDGKTRIGSEYVNLIDDPSIRGSFGYYEYDDEGIKSGKRYLYRNGYTDSYILNRESAAISGMPANGGGRSSDWDMEPLARMSTTYIEPGNISPEELIEDVRHGIYMKNFTEWNIDDTRFYEKYVGKEAYLIENGKITSMVRRPVLETNTVNFYSSLDGAGDDLVFHAGICGKGDPEQGVPVWMGGPHLRLRNMYMK
- a CDS encoding CBS domain-containing protein; translation: MNVGEIMKKDLIVIDSDAKISEAISKMKDNDIQQLPVMSGGKYVSMLTYKNILRRGSVRTNSRVYNFSINAPKLDEKADVMDAVKLLKESGLNALPVFQKEKLTGLVTRMDLIRHLSEIDPRADRTKNFEIMTADAISVDVNDEIEESAQKIRTLDEYEIPVTSKGKLAGILRLKEIINNVIMDKQKISYGEYTSGKSKVEIVASSLMDNPVSSSEDSVITDTASLMIKNHLHVIPIVDKDSRLTGVVGITDILNSIETGNEEGFYIEISGLNEQDRDLYDITYFMADKFITNISRIVGNNGKLLFNVRKYKTEGKGKYSVRTKLITPKLHMEDDGSGYNYGKCIRAILDNYESRIKGK